The Streptomyces collinus DNA segment GGGCAGCGCCAGCGCGTCGCGATCGCCCGGGCGCTGTCCCTGGACCCGGACCTGGTCGTGGCGGACGAGCCGACGAGCGCCCTGGACGTGTCGGTCCGGGCGCAGATCCTCAACCTCCTCCTCGACCTGAAGGAACGCCTGGGCCTGGCCCTGGTGTTCGTCTCGCACGACATCCAGACGGTACGGCGGATGAGCGACCGGGTGATCACCATGTACCTGGGCCGGATCGTGGAGGAGACCCCGGCCGCCCTGGTCACCGACCGGGCCCGGCACCCGTACACCCGGGCCCTGTTCTCGGCCACGCCCGGCCTGCTCCACCCGGTCGACCCGATCCCGCTGGCCGGCCCGGTCCCGTCGGCGACCCGCCCGCCGAGCGGCTGCCCGTTCCGCACCCGCTGCTGGAAGGCGGACGGGACGTGCGCGGAGCGAATGCCGGGTTTCTCCGCCGCGTCGGCGCCCTCGCACCGCTTCCGCTGCCACCATCCTGTCCGGGAGGACGAGTCGACCCGTGACCTCGTCCACCGGCGCGATCCGATGGAGGCCCCATGACGTTCACCCCGCTGACCGGTGTCATCCCGCCCGTGTGCACGCCCCTGACACCGGACGGCGAGGTGGACGTTCCCTCGCTGCTCAGGCTCGTCGACCATCTGGTGGCCGGCGGGGTGCGCGGTCTGTTCGTGCTCGGCTCGACCTCGGAGGCCGCGTTCCTGCCGGACCGGCAGCGCCGGCTGGTCGTCGAGTCGGTGACGGGGCACGTCGGCGGGCAGCTGCCGGTGCTGGCCGGGGCGATCGACATGACGACGCCCCGGGTCCTGGACCACGTGGCGTCGGTGACGGCGGCGGGCGCGGACGCGGTCGTCGTCACGGCCCCGTTCTACACCCGCACCCACCCGGCGGAGATCGCCCGCCACTACCGCGCGGTCGCCGCGGCGAGCCCGGTCCCGGTGATCGCCTACGACCTTCCCGTCGCCGTCCACACGAAGCTGCCGGCCGACGTGGTGCTGGAGCTGGCCGCCGACGGCGTGGTGGCCGGGCTCAAGGACTCCAGCGGCGATCTGGCCGCCTTCCGGCAGGTCGTGACCGGCGTGCGGGAACGCCGGGGCATCACCGGCTTCAGCGTGCTGACCGGCTCCGAGCTGATCGTCGACGCGGCCCTCGCGATCGGCGCGGACGGCACGGTGCCGGGCCTGGGCAACGTCGACCCGCACGGCTACGTCCGCCTGGACGGCCTGTGCCGCGCCGGGGACTGGGAGGGGGCCCGTGCCGAACAGGAGCGCCTGTGTGCTCTGTTCGGCATGGTGAGCGTCGGTGACCCGGCCCGGATGGGCCCGAACTCCTCAGCGATCGGCGCCTTCAAGGCCGCGCTGCACCTGCGCGGCGTGATCGACTGCCCGGCGACGGCCCAGCCGCAGATCCCGCTGTCCCCGGACGAGGTGGAGCAGGTGGGCAAGCACCTGGCGGCGGCGGGGCTGCTGTAGAACCCTCCCGCCCGTCAGACGCTGCCCGGTGTCACCATGCCCGACTCGTAGGCGACGATGACCAGTTGGGCCCGGTCCCGTACCGCGAGCTTGCCCATGATGCGGCTGACGTGGGTCTTCGCGGTGAGCGGGCTCAGGCCCAGCGCGTCGGCGATCTCCGTGTTGTTGAGGCCGCGCGCGACCAGCGCGAGCACCTCCCGCTCCCGGCCGGACAGGCACTCGGGCCCGCCGGTCGCCGGCGCGGAGGGGCTGCGCAGGAACCGCTCGATCAGCCGTGCGGTGGGTCCGGGCGACAGCAGGGAGTCCCCGGCGGCGACCGTGCGGATGGCGTCGAGGAGTTCGGCCGGCCTGGTGTCCTTGACCAGGAACCCGGAGGCGCCGGCGCGCAGCGCGTCGACGATGTTCTCGTCGGTGTCGTAGGTGGTGAGGACGAGCACCCGGACGCCCGCGAGATCCTCGTCGGCGGCGATGAGCCGGGTCGCCTCGATGCCGTCCAGGTCGGGCATGCGGATGTCCATCACCACCAGGTCGGGGCGTGCGCCGCGGGCCAGTTCCACGGCCTGCCGGCCGGTGGCGGCCCGGCCGACGACCTCCATGTCCCGGGCCGACTCCACGAGCATCGCGAACGCCTCCCGCACCAGCGTCTGATCGTCCGCGAGCAGCACCCGTATGGTCATCCGTCCCTCTCCCCCGTCGTGGTCAGCGGCAGGACCGCGGTGACCTCGAACCCGCCCCCGGTACGCGGTCCGGCGTCGAGTGTGCCACCGACGCTGCGGGCCCGCTCCCGCATGCCGACGAGCCCGAAGCCCGGTGTGCCGCCCCGGCCCGGGCCGGTGCCGTCGTCGCGGACCGACAGGTGCAGGACGCCCTGCCGCTCCGCCAGTTCGACCTGGACGGCCGGTCCGGGCCCCGCGTGCCGTACGGCGTTCGTCAGGGCCTCCTGCACGATGCGGTAGGCGGCGGCGCCCACGGCGGGCGGTGCCTGCCGTATCCGGACGGTCTGCTCGACCCGGGCACCGGCGAGCCGCGCGGCCTCCGCCAGGTCGGGCAGTCCGTCGAGGCCGGGCAGCGGGCCGCGGGCGTCCGGTGAGCCGTGCTCGCGCAGCACCTCCAGCGTGGTGCGGAGTTCACCGCGCGCGCTGCGGCAGGTCTCGGCGATGTCGTCGAGGGCCTTGGCAACCGTCTCCCGGTCGAGCCGCTCGGGGTCGGCCGACAGGACGTGGGCGGCGACGGAGGTCTGCACGCCGATGAGGGTGATGCTGTGGGCCAGCAGGTCGTGCAGGTCCCGGGCGATCCGCAGCCGCTCCTCGGCGACGCGCCGCCGGGCCTCCTCCTCGCGGGTGCGTTCGGCGCGTTCGGCGCGCTCCACGATGGAGGCGACGTACTGGCGGTAGAAGCGCACGTCGACCCCGCAGAACAGCACGGCGACGACCCAGCCGGAAGCCTTCAGCAGTCCCAGCGCCTCCTGCGCGCTGATGGTGAGCAGCACGCCCACCGCCATGGTGATGACGCCGATGCCGACCAGGACGGTGCGCAGCGGCCGGCCGGTGACGGCGACGGTGTACAGGGCGACGTAGGCGGCCTGGGTGGCCGCGGTGTGCGGGTAGTCGAGGAAGTGGTAGGGGAACACGCAGGTGATCACGGCGACCAGGACGAGCACCGGACGGCGGCGGCGCCACACCAGCGGCACGTGGGAGACGAGCAGCAAGGCCCAGCCAAGCGCGTCGGGCCTGCGGCCGTCGTCGACGAACAGCGCGAGAGCTGCGGCGACAACGGCCACCGAGACGGCGAGCAGCGCGTCGTTGCGCAGTGCGTGCGGGGCGGTCAGGGGGTCGCGGTTGATCGCGGCCATGATCCGCTCGGCGGACCGCGACCAGGTCGCCTGCGGGGTGGTGGGTGCCTGCACGGGCATCATCCTCGGCCAGGAAGGCGCCCCTCCGGGAGAGGAGGGACGCCGTCGGTCAGCGGACGTCGGCGGCCACCGGTTCCTGCTCCTTCTGCGGAACCGTCCGCTCCGGCGCGCGGGAGAGCCCGCCCGGCCACCACATCCGCCGCTTGAGCAGCACACTCGCCGTGGTCACCAGGTACGTACGCACCAGGAAGGTGTCCAGCAGGACCCCCACCGCGATGACGAACCCGAGTTCCACCAGCCCCACCATCGGTAGCGTCGTCAGCACCGCGAACGTCGCCGCGAGCACCACACCCGCGGAGGCGATGACCCCGCCGGTCGTCCGCAGGGCGGTGAGCGCCGCGGCCTCCGGCTCGGCTCCCCTTACGGACTCCTCCCGCATCCGGTGCATCAGGAAGATCCCGTAGTCCACCCCGAGGGCGACCAGGAACACGAAGGACAGCAGCCCGAGCCCGGGATCCGTCCCGCCGAACCCGAAGACCGGCTCGAACACCAGCCCTCCGATGCCGAGCGCCGCCCCCCAGACCGCGACCACCGCCGCCAGCAGCAGCAACGGCGCGACGAGACTGCGCAGCAGCCCGACCAGGATGACGAACACCGCGCCGAGCACCAGCGGCACGATCACCTTCCGGTCCCGCGCCTCGCTCGCGGACAGGTCGATCTGCTGTGCGCTGGGCCCGCCGACGTAGGCGCCCTCGGGGTCGATCCCGGCCCTCAGTGCCTCGATGGTGCGGGTCTCGGCCGGGGTCTCCGGAGCCGCCGTGGTGAAGACGGCGAGTTCGGTCCACCCCGCCCCGCTCCGCCCGGGAACCACCTCGGCGACCCCGTCGGTCGCCCGGGCCCGTTCGCCCACCGCCTCGGCCCGTTCCCGGGGCGCGATGACGGTCACGGGCCGGCTGCTGCGCTCGGGATACTCGCGTGCCAGCGTCTGCATGGCGGTGATGGACTCGGGCCGCTCGGTGAAGGAGTCCTCCTGCTTGATGCTTCCGGACAGATTCAGCGTGCCGAGGGCGAGCGCTCCGAGCAGGACGCCTCCGGTGACGAGCACGGTGACGGGCCGCCGTGTCGCCGAGGTGCCCATCGCGGCGAACAGCGACCGCCGGGCCTTCGGCTCGCTCCCGAACGCCGGGATCAGCGGCCAGAACACCCGCCGCCCCAGCAGGACGAGGACCGCCGGCAGCAGGGTCGTCATGGCGACCAGCGCGGCGAGCACCCCGACCATGCCGACCGGCCCCATGCCGCTGCTGCTGTTGAGGTCCGCGGCGAGCAGGCACAGCAGCCCGGCCGCGACGGTCCCCGAGGAGGCGAGGATGGCCGGCCCGCAGCCGCGCAGGGCGGTGCGCATGGCGTCGTACGGCCGCTCGTGGCGCCGCAGTTCCTCGCGGTAGCGGGAGATGAGAAGCAGCGCGTAGTCGGTGCCGGCGCCGAGGACGAGCACGGTCATCACGCCGCCGCTCTGGCCGGTGACGGTGACGTCGAACAGTTCGTGCAGCCCGTACCCGGCGGCCATCGCCACGGCGGCGGCGACCCCGGCCACGGCGAGCGGCACCAGCCACAGGAACGGGCTGCGGTAGATGAGGACGAGCAGCACGGTGACGACTCCGAGCGTGGCGAGCAGCAAGGTGGCGTCGAGCGTCTCGAACACCTTGTTCATGTCGGTGTTCAGCGCGCCGGGCCCGCCGACCTCGACGCTCAGCCCGCCGCCGCCGCCCGAGGCGATGTCCCGCACCCCGTCGACGAAGGCGTCCCGGGCCTCCTCGTCCTGGCCCGGCTGGGTGCTGGTGACGGGGTACATCAGGGTCGAGCCGTCCTTCGAGGGGATGCCCCGCGGCTCTCCCGTCAGGTCGTAGGCGCCGCTCACCTCGGCGATCTGCTCGTCGGCGGTGCGCCGGTCGGCGTCGGTCAGGCCGCCGTCCCGGTGGTAGACGAGCACCAGGTCGGTCGCCTCACCGCCCGGCAACTCGTCCTGGATCCGCGCCACCTGGGTGGAGTCGGCGCTGTCGGGCAGGTAGTCGACGGCGCGGTTCTGCTGGATGTCGGCGAACTTGCCCGCGAGCGGCCCGACCAGCACGAGCGCGGCGAGCCACAGCCCGACCACCGCCCAGGGCACGGCCCGCCTGCGCCCGGTACGCGTCCTTACGGCCCCCATGAGTCCGGCTCCCTCCGGTCGGGTGTCTGGATCGGTCTCCAGACTCCCGCCGGTCGGGTGCCGGTTCGTCGGGCGTGAGGTCGAATCGGGGCCTACTGCGAGGGGCGGTCCGGGGCTCGTGTTACTCCCCCGGGAGTAACGCCGGGGGCCCTACGAGGGCGTGCGCGCGGCCTCCGCCAGCAGCCGCGTGACGTCGTCCGAGCAGATGGTGAGCGCCGCCCCGACCGTCGCCAGTACGTCCCGCTCGGCGGGGGTGTAGGGCCCGTCCGCCAGGGCGATGCGGGCGCCCTGGAGCAGGATCGATTCGCGGCCGGCGCCGGCGAGGTGCGGGGCGAGAGGGTCCAGCGCCTCGTGCAGCTCTATGGCCAGCCCGGCTCCGCAGGGTTCGCCGGTGATCCGGCCGGTGTCCGCCTCCAGCGCCTCGACGAGCGCGGCCAGCTGCTCCTCCGTGCAGTCGTCGAAGCCGGCTGCGCGCACGGCGAGCACGGCGGCCTCCAGTGCCGTGCGGGAACCGGCGCCGCCCGCGGCCAGCACGGCGAGGGCGACGGTGTGCACGGCGTCGCGGAGCATCGCGGAGAAGCGGGTGGTGGTCGGGTGGTCGAGGACGTCGGTGCCGAAGTGGCGGCGGCAGGCCGCGCACTCCACGACCGGGCCGGTCTCGCCGCGCGGCAGCACGGGCAGGCCGAGCAGGGTGAAGCGGCGCTGTCCGGTCAGCCGCTGGTAGTTGCGGTCGCCGCCGCAGCCGGGGCAGAAGAACTCGCCGTCACCGGCGGCCGTCCACGCGGTGCGGGTGCCCAGGATGCGAGAAAGCCTGGCGGCATGGCCGTTTCGTCCCCGTCCTGGCAGCACGTCGCACCTCCGTCACGCCGCACGGCAACGTCGCCGTGCTTGCGTGATGTTAGCCACATCCAAGACGAGGAGTCAGCACCCCGGAGGAGACCTTTCCGTGACCTCCACAGACAATGGCCGGTATACGACGGGGCTCCACCCGCCGGACATCGGCGGACGGAGCCCCTGCGGCACCGGTGAGCGGCCTACGGCCGCGAACCCGTACGGCTGGTCAGCGAGCCGCGCGGTTGACGGCCGAGACGACCGCCTTCAGCGAGGCCCGCGTCGTGTTCGCGTCGATCCCGATGCCCCACAGGACCTTGTCGCCGATGGCGCATTCGATGTAGGAGGCGGCCTGCGCGGAGGCTCCCTCGCTCATCGTGTGCTCCTGGTAGTCCAGCAGGCGTACGTCGATGCCGACGGACTGCAGGGCGTCGAAGAAGGCCGAGATCGGACCGTTGCCGGAACCGGTCAGGACGGTGTCCTGGCCGTCGACCGTGGCCTCCACCTTCAGCGTGTCCACGCCGTCGGTGTCGGTGGTCGACTGGTTGTTCTTGACCTGGATCCGGCCCCACGGGTTCTCGGGGTTGGGCAGGTACTCGTCCCGGAAGACCGACCAGATGTCCTTCGGCGTGACCTCGCCGCCCTCGGCGTCCGTCTTGGCCTGGATGAGCTTGGAGAACTCGATCTGCATCCGGCGCGGCAGTTCCAGCTTGTGGTCGTTCTTCAGGACGTAGGCGATACCGCCCTTGCCGGACTGCGAGTTGACCCGGATGACCGCCTCGTAGGAGCGGCCGACGTCCTTGGGGTCGATGGGCAGGTAGGGGACGGCCCACTCGATGTCGTCGACGGTGACGCCCTTCGCGGCCGCGTCGGCCTCCATGGCGTCGAAGCCCTTCTTGATGGCGTCCTGGTGGGAGCCGGAGAAGGACGTGTAGACCAGGTCGCCCACGTACGGGTGGCGCGGGTGGACGTCCATCTGGTTGCAGTACTCCCACGTGCGACGGATCTCGTCGATGTCGGAGAAGTCGATCTGCGGGTCGACGCCCTGCGAGAACAGGTTCATGCCCAGGGTGACCAGGTCGACGTTGCCGGTGCGCTCGCCCTGCCCGAACAGGCAGCCCTCGACGCGGTCGGCGCCGGCCATCAGGGCCAGCTCGGCGGCGGCGACGGCGGTGCCGCGGTCGTTGTGGGGGTGGACCGACAGGCAGACGTGCTCGCGGCGGGAGAGGTTGCGGCCCATCCACTCGAAGCGGTCGGCGTGCGTGGAGGGCGTGGAGCGCTCGACGGTCGCCGGCAGGTTCAGGATGATCTCGCGGCCCGGGCCGGGCTGCCAGACGTCCATGACCGCCTCGCAGACCTCCAGCGCGAAGTCCAGCTCGGTGTCGGTGAAGATCTCGGGGCTGTACTGGTAGCCGAACTCGGTCTCGGGGCCCAGCAGCTTCTCGGCGTACTCCATGACCAGGCGGGTGCCGTCGACGGCGATCTGCTTGATGTCGTCCTTGGAGCCGCGGAAGACGACCCGGCGGAAGACGGGGGCCGTGGCGTTGTACAGGTGGACCGTGGCGCGCTTGGCGCCCTTCAGCGATTCCACCGTGCGCTCGATCAGGTCCTCGCGGGCCTGGGTCAGTACGGAGATGGTGACGTCGTCGGGGATCGCCCCGGGCTCCTCGATGATGGAGCGCACGAAGTCGAAGTCGGTCTGGCCGGAGGCGGGGAAGCCGACCTCGATCTCCTTGTAGCCCATCTTGACCAGCAGGTCGAACATGGCGCGCTTGCGGGCCGGCGACATGGGGTCGATCAGGGCCTGGTTGCCGTCGCGCAGGTCGGTGGAGAGCCAGCGGGGGGCGGTGGTGACGCGGTTCTGCGGCCAGGTGCGGTCCGGGATGTCGACCTGCTCGTAGCGGCCGTACTTGTGGATCGGCAGGGAACTGGGCTGCTGGCGGTTCGCCATGATGCGGGGGCTCCTCAGGGGGTGTCCGGAAGGACGGCCGACGACGCAGCACCAAGCTCCGCGGGGAGGGAGTCGGCCTCGACTACAGGCCCTCGCCGCGGCAGCTAAGGAGAAGCAGCCCGAAACGCATGATGCGCAGCATGCTAGCCGAGCCTCTCCCGCCGCGTGGGGTCGTATCAGTATGCGGGACCCGGCGCGCAAACGGGACAAAAAGTGCGCTATGCCACTTCGCCATATCACTCGCCACGGAGCGTGAGGGCCGTTGTCCCGGTATTTCACCAATCATGGTGGCGACTAGTGACAGGTTCGTCACGCAGTGCAAGGGTGCCGGGCATGACGACTCACGGGGGCTTCGAGCCCGTCTTCTGCACCATCGTTCCGCCTCATGTCCTCGACAAGCTGGCCCAGGCCGAGGACCCCGCACTCGCCGGTCCCGCCCGCCGCACCCTGCAGCGCGACGCCTTCGAGCGCACCCAGCGCCGCCTCACCACGGTCATCGGCGCCAGTGCCGTCGCCGCGGTCGCCGACGGCAGGCCGCAGCGCACGATCCACGACGCCCGGCACGGCACCGACCTGCCCGGCCACAAGGTCCGCGGCGAGGGGGACAAGCCCGGCAAGGACGCCACCGTCAACCGCGCCTACGCCGGTCTCGGCGCCACCTTCGAGCTGTTCCTCCAGGCCTACCGGCGCGACTCGATCGACGGCAACGGCCTCCCGCTGAACGCGACGGTGCACTACGACCGCGACTACAACAACGCGTTCTGGAACGGCGAGCAGATGGTCTTCGGCGACGGGGACGGCGAGATCTTCCTGGACTTCACCATCCCGATCGACGTCATCGGCCACGAACTCGCGCACGGCGTCACGCAGTACACGGCCAACCTCACCTACTTCGGCCAGCCCGGCGCGCTCAACGAGTCCCTGTCGGACGTCTTCGGCGCCCTGATCAAGCAGTACACGCTCGGCCAGACCGCCGCCGAGGCCGACTGGCTGATCGGCGCGGGCCTGCTCGCCCCGCGGGTGACGGGCACGGCGCTGCGCTCCATGAAGGCGCCGGGCACGGCGTACGACGACGACGTCCTCGGCAAGGACCCGCAGCCCGCGACGATGGACGACTTCGTGCGCACCGGCCGCGACAACGGCGGTGTCCACATCAACTCGGGCATCCCGAACCACGCCTTCTACCTCGCGGCCACGGCCCTCGGCGGGCACGCCTGGGAGCGGGCCGGACAGGTCTGGTACGACGTGCTGACCGGCGGCGAGCTGCGGCAGGACGCGATGTTCGCCGACTTCGCCACGCTCACCGTCAAGGCCGCCCGGGAGCGCTTCGGCGACGGGGAGGAGCTGGACGCCGTCTCGAAGGGCTGGGAGCAGGTCGGGGTGCGGACCCTGTAGTTCCGTACTAGACAGGTGCCATGCGTATTCAGGTGCGGCGCACGGGCGGGTTCGCGGGCATCGAGCGGTATGCCGAGGTGGACACCTCGGGCCGGCCCGATGCCTCCGAGTGGCACACGCTGGCCGAGCAGGCCCTGGCCGCCGGCCGGAGCACGCCGCCGGTCGGCGTCCCGGACGGGTTCAGCTACCAGCTCACCGTGGACGGCAGGACGGTGTACTGCGCGGACCCCCGGCTGACGGACGAGCAGCGGAAGCTGATCTCGCGGGTGCTGAAGGAAGGGGCGTGACGAGGGACGGGGCGTGACGCGGAAGGGGCATGACGGGTCCACGTCACCAGCCGGGCAACAGCTCCTTCCCGCCCGGCCGTTGACTTCCGTTACCGCCGGTACGGATGATCCACCGCATGGCGACTGACGCAGGCAACCCGATCCCCCGCTTCCCGGCCGGCTTCCTCTGGGGCGTGTCCACCTCGGCGCACCAGATCGAGGGCGGCGCGGACGAGCGCGAGCCGTCCGTGTGGGACGCCTTCACGGCCGAGCCGGGACGGGTGAAGGACGGCTCCACGGCGGCGGTGGCCTGCGACCACGTCCACCGCCACCGCGAGGACGTGGCACTCCTGGCCGAGCTGGGCGTGAACGCCTACCGCTTCTCCGTCTCCTGGCCGCGGGTGCGCTCCGGGAAGGGCCTGGACTTCTACGACCGGCTGGTCGACGACCTGTGCGCGGCGGGGGTCCGCCCCGTCCCGACGCTGTTCCACTGGGACCTGCCCGCGGACCTGGACTGGCTGGAGCGGGACACGGCCGAGCGCTTCGCCGAGTACGTGTCCCTGGTGGCCGGCCGCCTCGGCGACCGCGTACCGAAGTGGATCACCCTGAACGAGCCGGCCGAGCACACCCTGCTGGGCCACGCCCTGGGCGTGCACGCACCGGGCAGGAAGCTGCTGTTCGACGCGCTGCCGGTCGCCCACCACCAGCTGCTCGCCCACGGCCTGGCCGTCCGGGCCCTGCGCGCCGCTGGCGCCACGGACATCGGCGTCGCCAACTCGCACGGCCCGACCTGGGCGGCCTCGACGGAGGCGGCGGACCTGGAGGCGGCGGACTTCTACGACCTGCTGCTGAACCGGCTGTTCGCGGACCCGCTGCTGCTGGGCCGGTACCCGGAGGGCATCGGCGAGCTGATGCCCGGGGACGTCGAGGCCGACCTGAAGGTGATCGCCGAGCCGCTCGACTGGTACGGGATCAACTACTACGCCCCGACCCGGGTGGGAGCCCCGCAGGGCGCGGAGATCGAGTTCGGCGGGGTCACCATGCCCGCCGAACTGCCCTTCTCCGTCCGGGAGATCGAGGGCCGGCCGGTCACGGACTTCGGCTGGCCGGTCGTCCCCGAGGGCCTCACCGAGCTCCTCACCACCTTCCGCGACCGCTACGGCGACCGGCTCCCGCCCGTCGTCATCACCGAGAACGGCTGCTCGTACCCGGGCGTCGACGACCAGGACCGCATCGCCTACCTGGACGGCCACGTCCGGGCCCTGCACCGGGCCGTGGAGGCGGGCGTCGACGTGCGCGGCTACTTCGTGTGGTCCCTGCTCGACAACTTCGAGTGGGCGGAGGGCTACGCACGCCGCTTCGGCCTGGTGCACGTGGATTTCGACACCCTGGAGCGGACCCCCAAGGCGTCGTACCACTGGTACCGGGAGCTGCTGAGGGCGCAGGGCCCTACGGCTTGATGCCCACCCCGGTCCAGAGGCTGACCTCGGCGTCCGTGGGGGCCTCGCCCTCGGCGGCGTCCGGGCGCCAGCGGTGGCCGACCGCGACGCCCGGCTCCAGCAGGTCCAGGCCGTCGAAGAAGCGGGCGACGTCCGCCCGGGAGCGGAACTGCACCGGCGTCCCGGCCGAGGTGTAGATGTCGGTGACCTTCTGCCAGGTCGCCGGGTCGAAGTCGGGCGTGCAGTGGCTCAGGGCCAGGGCGCTGCCCGAGGGCACCACGTCCAGCAGGCGGCGCACGATGCCGTAGGGGTCCTGGGCGTCGGTGACGAAGTGCATCAGGGCGTTGAGGGACAGCGCGACCGGGCGGCCCAGGTCCAGGACCTCGGCCAGCTCGGGCGCGTCCAGCAGCGACTGCGGGTCGTTGACGTCCGCCTCGATGTACGTGGTGCGACCCTCGGAGGTGCTGCGCATCAGGCGCTCGGCGTACTTCAGGACGAGCGGGTCGTTGTCGGCGTAGACCACCCGGGCGTCCGGGACGACGGACTGGGCGACCTGGTGGAGGTTGGGCTCGGTGGGGATGCCGGTGCCGATGTCCAGCCACTGGCGGATGCCGTGCTCACGGGCGAGGACGCGGGTGGCCCGGTGCATGAAGGCCCGGTTCTCGCGGGCGCACACGAATATCGCGGGGTAGGCCTCGGCGACCCGCTCGGCCGCCAGCTTGTCGACGTCGAAGTGGTCCTTGCCGCCGAGGTAGTAGTCGTACATGCGGGCGGAGTGCGGCCTGCTGGTGTCGATGTCCCGCGCGGCCTGCGAGTTGCTCATGTGGGGGGCCTCTCGGTGGGGGGTGGTGGTGCGAGTCGGTCCGGTGGGGCTTCAGCGGGCCGTCAGATGGTCGGCGAGGCCCTGCTTGACCCCCGCGACGAACGCGGTGATCTCCTCGGGCGTGTAGATCAGCGCGGGACCGGCGGGATCGGCCGACTGGCGCACCGCCACGCGGCCGTCGGCGAGCTGCTTCGTCTCCACGCACTGGCCCCCGTTCGGGCCGCTCCACGGACGTTCCCAGCCCTGCTCGCCGAGGTCGGACGCGGGCATGCCGTTGTACACGGCTCCCCCGGTGACGGTCATGAGTACTCCTTCCGCATGCGGTTCAACAGCGCCCTGCTGTCCGCGGACGAGGTCTTCAGCGACAGCCGGTTGTGCGCCTCCAGATGGGCCACGACGTCCGCGCGCTGGTCGAGGTAGACGGACGCGGAGAGGATCTCGCTGTAGACGATGTCGGGCAGCTCCCGCTCCTCGAACCGGAAGTAGGTGAAGGGCGCGCACGCCCCGACGTGGGCGCCCGCGTCGAACGGCACGATGTCGACGCTGACGTGCTCCAGCTCGGACGCCTCCAGGAGCCGGTCGATCTGGTCCCGCATCACCTCGGGGCCGCCCACCACCCGGTGCAGCACGGCCTCCTCCATCACCACCCACAGCGTGGGCGCGTCCGGCTTGGTGAGCAGGCCCTGGCGGCGCAGCCGCAGCTCCACGCGCCGGTCGAGGCCGTCCTCACCGTCGTTGGGGAAGCCGCCGCGCAGCACGGCACGGGCGTAGCCGGGCGTCTGGAGCAGGCCCGTGACGTAGTGCGGCTCGTAGGTGCGCAGGGTTCTCGCGCCGGTCTCCAGGCTCACGTAGGCCGTGAACCAGGACGGCATCACATCGCGGTACGGGTGCCACCAGCCGGGCTCGTTGGCCCGCTCGGCCAGGGTGACGAACTCGTCGATCTCCTGCCGGCCGGCCCCGTAGGTCTCCAGCAGCTTCTCGACGTAGAGGATCTTCAGGCCGACCTCGGCCTTCTCCAGGCGGCGGATGGTCAGCGGGGTGACGCGCAGGGCCCTGGCGGCGTCGTCGAGGGACAGGCCCGCGTGCTGCCTGGCCTCCTGGAGCCGGCGGCCCAGGATCATGCGCAGAACGGTGGGGGCACCGGCGCCGGTTCCTGGTCGCGGGTCGCTCACGCCGTGCCTCCTGAGGGGTCGTCATCGCCGCTCGTTCTGCGAGGACTTGAACGATGCGTCGGATCGTTCCGCCCAGGCGGTTCCGTCCTTCTGAAATTATCAGGGAGATGGTTGCAGCGTGAACTGCTCTCCGAGCATAGTTACGTGTGTGACCAGGGTGCCGGAAGCACCAACCCCCACCTCCGGCCGGTCCGTTGCCCGCTCGCCTCTTCCTCGACTTCGCCCACCCCCCACGGAAGGCGATCGCCGTGTCCCCCCACACGACATCCACTCCCCGGTTCCTGGACGCGGTGCGCCCGGACCGCACCGAATGGCTGGAGCTGCCGCCGCAGCGCACCAGTGTCAGAGTCGCCCGTCATGCCATGCAAGCACGGCTGGCCGCGTGGCAGGTGCCCGAGGAGGCGTGCGCGAACGCCGTGCTGCTCGTGTCCGAGCTGGTGACCAACGCTCTGCTGCACACGCTCGGCGAGCGGATCCTGTGCGGCGTCCAGCTGATGACGGACGCGCGTTTCCGGCTGGAGGTGCACGACGGCGACCTC contains these protein-coding regions:
- a CDS encoding GH1 family beta-glucosidase → MATDAGNPIPRFPAGFLWGVSTSAHQIEGGADEREPSVWDAFTAEPGRVKDGSTAAVACDHVHRHREDVALLAELGVNAYRFSVSWPRVRSGKGLDFYDRLVDDLCAAGVRPVPTLFHWDLPADLDWLERDTAERFAEYVSLVAGRLGDRVPKWITLNEPAEHTLLGHALGVHAPGRKLLFDALPVAHHQLLAHGLAVRALRAAGATDIGVANSHGPTWAASTEAADLEAADFYDLLLNRLFADPLLLGRYPEGIGELMPGDVEADLKVIAEPLDWYGINYYAPTRVGAPQGAEIEFGGVTMPAELPFSVREIEGRPVTDFGWPVVPEGLTELLTTFRDRYGDRLPPVVITENGCSYPGVDDQDRIAYLDGHVRALHRAVEAGVDVRGYFVWSLLDNFEWAEGYARRFGLVHVDFDTLERTPKASYHWYRELLRAQGPTA
- a CDS encoding SAM-dependent methyltransferase, with product MSNSQAARDIDTSRPHSARMYDYYLGGKDHFDVDKLAAERVAEAYPAIFVCARENRAFMHRATRVLAREHGIRQWLDIGTGIPTEPNLHQVAQSVVPDARVVYADNDPLVLKYAERLMRSTSEGRTTYIEADVNDPQSLLDAPELAEVLDLGRPVALSLNALMHFVTDAQDPYGIVRRLLDVVPSGSALALSHCTPDFDPATWQKVTDIYTSAGTPVQFRSRADVARFFDGLDLLEPGVAVGHRWRPDAAEGEAPTDAEVSLWTGVGIKP
- a CDS encoding DUF397 domain-containing protein gives rise to the protein MTVTGGAVYNGMPASDLGEQGWERPWSGPNGGQCVETKQLADGRVAVRQSADPAGPALIYTPEEITAFVAGVKQGLADHLTAR
- a CDS encoding helix-turn-helix domain-containing protein: MSDPRPGTGAGAPTVLRMILGRRLQEARQHAGLSLDDAARALRVTPLTIRRLEKAEVGLKILYVEKLLETYGAGRQEIDEFVTLAERANEPGWWHPYRDVMPSWFTAYVSLETGARTLRTYEPHYVTGLLQTPGYARAVLRGGFPNDGEDGLDRRVELRLRRQGLLTKPDAPTLWVVMEEAVLHRVVGGPEVMRDQIDRLLEASELEHVSVDIVPFDAGAHVGACAPFTYFRFEERELPDIVYSEILSASVYLDQRADVVAHLEAHNRLSLKTSSADSRALLNRMRKEYS
- a CDS encoding ATP-binding protein — its product is MSPHTTSTPRFLDAVRPDRTEWLELPPQRTSVRVARHAMQARLAAWQVPEEACANAVLLVSELVTNALLHTLGERILCGVQLMTDARFRLEVHDGDLTGRGIPDRCPGPDDENGRGLLLVREIADAWGITRSTLTGGNAVWASLGTRL